Proteins co-encoded in one Anabaena sphaerica FACHB-251 genomic window:
- a CDS encoding MFS transporter yields MTNKTTSLSPWLYIPTLYFAEGIPYMIINAVSVIFYKKLEVDNAQITFWTSLISFPWILKMFWSPFVDIYSTKRKWLLTMQMIMFFCLSFLSLSFHLPNFFFISLGILTIAAFISATYDIATDGFYMLALHPEQQALFVGIRSLFYRFAILFSTGFLVFLAGYLEESTQNLPLSWSIVIGIAAVIFAFLFVFHLVILPKPESNNKNLESNPATNITNIPFLKIIVSYFRQPKIVIILAFILLYRFGEAMLLKIASLFLLDKPELGGLGLSTQEFGLVYGTFGVISLICGGILGGLLIANFGLKKCLLPMALALNLPDIFYVYMAYAKPPIKFVYPLVSLEQFGYGVGFTAFTVYLMYVSKGEHKTSHFAISTGLMALGLMIPGAISGQIQQALGYPLFFVLVCLATIPGMLTIFFIPLPSETENNRQVN; encoded by the coding sequence ATGACAAATAAAACTACATCTCTTTCCCCTTGGCTTTATATACCCACCCTTTATTTTGCGGAAGGGATACCTTACATGATTATTAACGCAGTATCTGTCATTTTCTACAAGAAACTGGAAGTAGATAATGCTCAAATTACTTTTTGGACAAGTCTAATCAGTTTTCCTTGGATTTTGAAAATGTTTTGGTCGCCATTTGTAGATATTTACTCAACAAAAAGAAAATGGTTGCTGACAATGCAAATGATCATGTTTTTTTGTTTGAGTTTTTTATCTTTATCTTTTCATCTTCCTAATTTTTTCTTTATATCTCTAGGAATATTAACCATTGCGGCATTTATTTCTGCTACCTATGATATTGCCACAGATGGCTTTTATATGCTGGCTTTACACCCAGAACAACAAGCTTTGTTTGTGGGAATTCGCTCATTGTTTTATAGATTTGCAATTTTATTTAGTACAGGATTTTTAGTATTTTTAGCAGGTTATCTAGAAGAATCAACTCAGAATCTTCCTTTAAGTTGGAGTATTGTGATCGGGATAGCTGCTGTCATTTTTGCATTTTTATTTGTTTTTCATCTAGTCATTTTACCAAAACCAGAATCAAATAATAAAAACTTAGAATCAAATCCAGCAACAAATATAACTAATATACCTTTTCTAAAGATTATTGTTTCATATTTTAGACAACCCAAAATAGTAATAATATTAGCGTTTATTTTGCTTTACAGATTTGGTGAAGCAATGTTACTCAAAATAGCTTCTTTATTTTTATTAGATAAACCCGAACTTGGAGGATTAGGTTTATCTACCCAAGAATTTGGTTTAGTATACGGTACATTTGGGGTTATATCTCTCATTTGTGGGGGAATTTTAGGAGGTTTATTAATTGCTAACTTTGGTTTAAAAAAATGTCTATTACCTATGGCCTTAGCATTAAATTTACCTGATATTTTTTATGTATATATGGCTTATGCTAAACCACCAATAAAATTTGTCTATCCTCTAGTTTCCCTAGAACAATTTGGCTATGGTGTAGGATTTACAGCTTTTACCGTCTATTTAATGTATGTTTCTAAAGGAGAACATAAAACTTCACATTTTGCCATATCTACGGGATTAATGGCTTTAGGTTTGATGATACCAGGAGCCATTAGTGGACAAATTCAACAAGCATTAGGATATCCATTGTTTTTTGTGTTAGTTTGTTTGGCAACTATTCCAGGGATGTTAACTATATTTTTTATTCCTTTACCTTCAGAAACGGAAAATAATCGCCAAGTAAATTAA
- a CDS encoding N-acetylglucosamine kinase: MNCILGIDGGGSKTICIIMDDAAKILGRGEAGASNYQSMGIEAAQSQIQSAIHQATITALNHINNINIIAICLGLAGVSRPEDMEVIKAIVSKLQNSKDILPITWELQPSHIVICHDALIALMGGVGDAVGIVVAAGTGSIVFGRNHQRETKRVGGWGYILGDEGSGYKIAVAGMQAALKAYDGRGKPTSLVENLQQHLGLERMENLIEVIYRKGWGVKEIAALAPIVDQAASEGDKIANSIIDEAIKELVIATSTVMDHIFDSNQVVEIVSTGSIWLGKCGLRERFVNSIIDQYPLVNVIYPRYEPAYGAGLLALKALSGNW, from the coding sequence ATGAATTGTATTTTGGGTATTGATGGCGGCGGTAGCAAAACTATTTGTATCATTATGGATGATGCTGCTAAGATTCTAGGAAGAGGTGAAGCAGGTGCATCTAATTATCAAAGTATGGGGATAGAAGCCGCCCAATCACAAATTCAATCTGCAATTCATCAAGCAACAATTACAGCCTTAAATCACATAAATAATATTAATATTATCGCTATTTGTTTGGGGTTAGCAGGTGTTAGTCGTCCAGAGGATATGGAAGTAATAAAAGCTATAGTCAGTAAATTGCAAAATAGCAAAGATATCCTACCCATTACCTGGGAATTACAACCATCTCATATTGTTATTTGTCATGATGCTTTAATTGCTTTAATGGGAGGAGTTGGTGATGCTGTGGGTATTGTGGTAGCAGCCGGAACGGGTTCTATCGTGTTTGGACGAAATCATCAAAGAGAAACTAAACGAGTCGGTGGTTGGGGGTATATTTTAGGGGATGAAGGTAGCGGCTATAAAATAGCTGTTGCTGGAATGCAAGCTGCACTAAAAGCTTATGATGGACGTGGTAAACCAACAAGTCTTGTGGAGAATTTGCAACAGCATCTTGGTTTAGAAAGGATGGAAAACTTAATAGAGGTGATATATCGAAAAGGATGGGGTGTAAAAGAAATAGCAGCTTTAGCGCCAATTGTTGATCAAGCAGCTAGTGAAGGTGATAAAATTGCTAATAGCATTATTGATGAAGCTATTAAAGAATTGGTAATAGCTACTTCTACAGTTATGGATCACATTTTTGATTCTAATCAGGTTGTGGAAATTGTGAGTACAGGTAGTATTTGGTTGGGAAAATGTGGGTTACGGGAAAGATTTGTTAACTCTATTATTGATCAGTATCCTTTGGTAAATGTAATTTATCCCCGCTATGAACCAGCTTATGGGGCGGGTTTGTTGGCATTAAAGGCTTTATCTGGTAATTGGTAG
- a CDS encoding tRNA-dihydrouridine synthase family protein, which translates to MSQISLPQSLQPDLPFTALAPMQDVTNLWFMKVIAHYGSPDYFFTEYFRVNDTSRLNRNILSAITENDTGRPVFAQMIGESIPDLVRTAKELCKYNIAGVDLNMGCPAPRIYRKNVGGGLLREPEKVEQILGELRAAVNDKPLTVKMRVGFENTDNFYEILDIINRHNIDLLSLHGRTVKDMYHGEVKYDLIAEAVRRVDCPVLANGNINSAKTALEVLSQTGAAGVMVGRWAIGNPWLFNQIRQALRGEEITLVPLVEVRNYIDRLWQTPTASTIPERARVAYLKMFLNYIALSVDTEGHFLRLMRRAQTEVEMFNLCDRFLLTDLTKTLALAPSLSV; encoded by the coding sequence ATGTCCCAGATATCACTCCCCCAATCGCTTCAGCCAGACCTACCCTTCACTGCTCTTGCGCCCATGCAGGATGTAACAAACCTCTGGTTTATGAAGGTCATCGCTCACTACGGCAGTCCTGACTATTTTTTTACCGAGTATTTCCGCGTCAATGATACCTCACGTCTCAATCGTAACATTCTGTCAGCAATCACCGAAAACGATACCGGTCGCCCCGTTTTTGCTCAAATGATTGGTGAAAGCATTCCCGACTTAGTAAGAACAGCCAAGGAACTCTGCAAATATAATATCGCGGGAGTAGATTTAAACATGGGCTGTCCAGCACCTCGAATCTATCGCAAAAATGTTGGCGGTGGATTGCTGCGAGAACCGGAAAAAGTAGAGCAGATTTTGGGAGAATTGCGTGCTGCTGTGAATGATAAACCTTTGACTGTGAAGATGCGCGTAGGCTTTGAAAATACAGATAACTTTTACGAAATTCTCGATATAATCAATCGCCACAACATTGATTTGCTGAGTTTGCACGGTCGCACGGTGAAAGATATGTACCACGGGGAAGTTAAATATGATTTGATTGCGGAAGCGGTAAGACGGGTTGATTGTCCAGTGTTGGCTAATGGCAATATCAACTCGGCGAAAACTGCCCTGGAAGTGCTTTCTCAAACGGGCGCGGCGGGTGTGATGGTGGGACGCTGGGCGATTGGGAATCCGTGGCTGTTTAATCAAATTCGGCAAGCTTTACGAGGAGAGGAGATCACACTGGTTCCTTTAGTAGAGGTACGCAACTATATTGACCGTTTATGGCAAACTCCCACAGCGTCAACTATACCAGAAAGGGCGCGGGTAGCCTACCTGAAAATGTTCCTTAACTACATTGCTTTGAGTGTTGACACTGAAGGTCATTTTCTGCGGCTGATGCGACGGGCGCAGACTGAGGTAGAAATGTTTAATTTGTGCGATCGCTTTCTCCTTACTGATCTGACAAAAACTTTAGCCCTAGCACCATCTTTGAGCGTGTAA